The Marinitoga hydrogenitolerans DSM 16785 genome includes a region encoding these proteins:
- a CDS encoding ABC transporter ATP-binding protein — protein sequence MKILEIKNLKFSYNEHFKLNIDYMYIEKGEFVSIIGPNGSGKTTVLKLLTNLEKKDNGEIIINKKNIENYSKKELFKKISVVPQEFFTSFDFTVENIISSGRIPYETLFSKDEEIIEEVMQRTNTWTFKDRIYNYLSGGEKQRVMLTRALVQDADILLLDEFVSQIDPGYTQQLIRMVKEESIEKNKSVLSIFHDVNLASLYSDRIYIFKDGRIKYSGKPEKIITEKIMKEIFNIECIIVKHPIKNKPQVIFEY from the coding sequence ATGAAAATTTTAGAGATAAAAAATTTGAAGTTTTCATATAATGAACATTTTAAATTAAATATAGATTATATGTATATAGAAAAAGGGGAATTTGTTTCTATAATAGGACCGAATGGTTCTGGAAAAACTACGGTTTTAAAATTATTAACAAATTTAGAAAAGAAAGATAATGGCGAAATTATAATAAACAAGAAGAATATTGAGAATTATTCGAAAAAAGAATTGTTTAAAAAAATTTCAGTAGTTCCACAGGAATTTTTTACATCCTTTGATTTTACAGTAGAAAATATCATTTCTTCTGGTAGGATTCCATATGAGACATTATTTTCAAAAGATGAAGAAATAATAGAAGAAGTTATGCAAAGGACAAATACATGGACTTTTAAGGATAGAATATATAATTATCTTAGTGGTGGTGAAAAACAGAGAGTAATGTTAACAAGAGCATTGGTTCAAGATGCTGATATATTATTATTAGATGAATTTGTATCTCAAATAGATCCTGGATATACACAACAATTGATTAGAATGGTAAAAGAAGAATCTATAGAAAAAAACAAAAGCGTTTTATCAATATTTCATGATGTGAATTTAGCTTCTTTGTATTCAGATAGAATATATATTTTTAAAGATGGAAGAATAAAGTATTCAGGCAAACCTGAAAAAATTATAACTGAGAAAATAATGAAAGAAATTTTTAATATAGAATGTATAATAGTTAAACATCCAATAAAAAACAAACCACAAGTTATTTTTGAATATTAA
- a CDS encoding LVIVD repeat-containing protein: MKKYSMLFVISMALIVILSSCFKAVPVGKLNTDDIRVDLSTNYDIYSQVNASAIELRFDTNIPRDAFIYDKNNSLLLVKNYGNETLVMVSKAQRDIVKGEKLFSIKRNYLNPEQSKIITKAAIFDEESNKIITKATAPYQDGLSVSDATNVLTNDSTWTIIHAENISGVEAFSIEFYYDENFMEIENKGVDGDGVDVLLSNVNKATVEKTGGKLLIEFSTINGEELTMASSDLVKIYWRAKNVDPKQTITLSVDATLLNNALQKVTVDKHTGEVTIYNPKLLGDFDDISRGLSKDKVVNINDFIAFLDHYGSKIGDVNYDSDFDIYPSEITPVGEWKSNNIYSIAFPDGKIDLYDFIIFSRNYNKTKPELNTPPGAFDLTGPGDGSSVSAGSVVSFTWSAPVDPDGDAITYDLYLDTNPNPTTIYVKDLTTNSYSDTFNQTGVTYYWKVVAKDPKGGTRESDSTRSFSINPVDRIYAAGGYEGIFIFDAAYTNKMVQLQSQDTDGYAYDIVKIDTSTPEKYLLVADGSEGIISYHLNAGVPEVDNTDIDGGKISLGGITRKLAKKEDSGNYYIFAAVEDAGIKILKATFEGDGARDTDFQLLGSYSVTGKTYDITYDGTIAYVAAGTEGLLLLDISDYSNPILITSINTDNNSNSVDINSVIFETEGSNKYIYATAKDKGVIKYDVTDENNVIALYSFDTPGYAEDAVYSTIEDALFVADGTMGIVKLKKSDLSYVGVKGTNGYAKSLDIDGSTIYIFDSFNGLVKMDSNLSIMDDLVSAPYDADTVGANSLVGMNARKSIVIETDYNESGILDANEVAIIVADKSGGVRILKNDGSIIAVVKTRGSAEDVWFDGTRYLYVADGAAGVSVIDLDSDGDGNVLDDGSVSGTADNPPYLTNNYVDTDGYAYSLLPSETANTYLYVADSAAGIAIINIASAGAPVYDKNVSVDGKVVVDLAKDVTNNIIFAALGDDGIGSLTYAAENALTFVERYDTDGYAFSIEVSNIADFVVVADGSAGFVLKEYNTANGKFSEDGPTDGNTTSDKYAVRFEDAMITDVVYSSSNGGFDYYLLSAGNKGIISFQVDPADLIGLDNSDGRYPDGDSDNNKIVDMYDTQGSAMDVTIYNDATAWVDKAVLSDSLNGILIFSYDYNTTPDFEFGPSPFSNTPDKDLNWYNLIGGIAANQ, from the coding sequence ATGAAAAAGTATAGTATGTTATTTGTTATATCGATGGCATTGATAGTAATTTTATCAAGCTGTTTTAAAGCGGTACCAGTTGGTAAGTTAAACACAGATGATATTAGAGTAGATCTTTCAACGAATTATGATATCTACTCACAAGTAAATGCATCAGCCATAGAATTGAGGTTTGATACAAATATCCCGAGAGATGCATTTATCTATGATAAGAACAACTCACTTTTGTTAGTGAAAAATTATGGTAATGAGACTTTGGTAATGGTTTCAAAAGCACAAAGAGATATAGTAAAAGGAGAAAAGTTATTTTCTATTAAGAGAAATTATTTAAATCCTGAACAAAGTAAAATAATAACAAAAGCAGCAATTTTCGATGAAGAAAGCAACAAAATAATAACAAAAGCAACAGCACCATATCAAGATGGATTAAGTGTATCAGATGCAACAAATGTTTTAACTAACGATTCAACATGGACTATAATACATGCAGAAAATATTTCTGGAGTAGAAGCTTTTAGTATAGAATTTTATTACGATGAAAACTTTATGGAAATAGAAAACAAAGGTGTAGATGGTGATGGTGTGGATGTTTTATTAAGTAATGTCAATAAAGCGACAGTAGAAAAAACCGGAGGAAAACTTTTAATTGAATTTTCTACGATAAATGGTGAAGAGTTAACAATGGCATCAAGCGATCTTGTAAAGATATATTGGAGAGCAAAAAATGTAGATCCAAAACAAACAATAACATTATCAGTTGATGCAACACTTTTAAATAATGCATTGCAGAAAGTTACAGTAGATAAACACACAGGAGAGGTTACGATATATAATCCAAAACTTTTAGGGGATTTTGATGATATAAGTAGAGGATTGTCAAAGGATAAAGTTGTTAACATCAATGATTTTATAGCATTTTTGGATCATTATGGTTCAAAAATTGGAGATGTTAATTATGATTCAGATTTTGATATTTATCCTTCAGAAATCACACCCGTAGGCGAATGGAAAAGTAATAATATTTATAGTATAGCATTTCCAGATGGAAAAATTGATTTATATGATTTTATTATATTTTCAAGAAATTATAATAAAACAAAGCCTGAACTCAACACACCTCCAGGAGCCTTTGATTTAACAGGACCAGGTGATGGTTCGTCGGTTTCAGCAGGAAGTGTAGTTAGTTTTACTTGGAGTGCTCCAGTAGACCCAGATGGTGATGCTATAACATATGATTTATATCTTGATACAAATCCAAATCCTACAACAATATATGTAAAGGATCTTACAACGAATAGTTATAGTGATACTTTTAATCAAACAGGAGTAACATATTATTGGAAAGTGGTTGCAAAAGATCCAAAAGGTGGAACGAGAGAATCAGACTCAACTAGAAGCTTCTCTATTAATCCAGTAGATAGGATTTATGCTGCAGGTGGATACGAAGGAATATTTATTTTCGATGCAGCTTATACTAACAAAATGGTTCAATTACAATCTCAAGATACAGATGGTTATGCTTATGATATAGTAAAAATTGATACATCAACACCAGAAAAATATCTTTTAGTTGCAGATGGTAGTGAAGGTATTATTTCTTATCACCTAAATGCAGGAGTTCCTGAAGTTGATAATACAGATATAGACGGTGGTAAGATATCACTTGGTGGAATAACAAGAAAATTAGCTAAAAAAGAAGATAGTGGAAATTATTATATTTTTGCAGCTGTAGAAGATGCTGGTATAAAGATATTAAAGGCAACATTTGAAGGTGATGGTGCAAGAGATACAGATTTCCAATTATTGGGAAGTTATAGTGTAACAGGTAAAACTTATGACATAACATATGATGGAACAATTGCATATGTTGCAGCAGGAACAGAAGGTCTATTGTTATTAGATATATCTGATTATTCAAATCCAATATTGATAACAAGTATAAATACTGATAATAACTCTAATTCGGTTGATATAAATAGCGTTATTTTTGAAACAGAAGGGTCTAATAAATATATTTATGCTACTGCAAAAGACAAAGGAGTAATAAAATATGATGTTACAGATGAAAATAATGTTATAGCATTATATAGTTTTGACACACCAGGATATGCAGAAGATGCAGTTTATTCAACAATTGAAGATGCCTTATTTGTTGCAGATGGGACGATGGGTATTGTTAAATTGAAAAAATCTGATCTTTCTTATGTTGGAGTAAAAGGTACAAATGGATATGCAAAATCATTAGATATAGATGGTTCAACAATTTATATTTTTGATAGTTTTAATGGATTAGTAAAAATGGATTCTAATTTAAGTATAATGGATGATTTAGTATCAGCACCATATGATGCAGATACAGTTGGCGCAAATAGTTTAGTAGGAATGAATGCAAGAAAAAGTATTGTAATTGAAACAGATTATAATGAAAGTGGAATTTTAGATGCAAATGAAGTTGCTATAATTGTAGCAGATAAATCTGGAGGAGTTAGAATATTGAAGAATGATGGAAGCATAATAGCGGTAGTAAAAACAAGAGGTTCAGCAGAAGATGTTTGGTTTGATGGAACTAGATATTTATATGTAGCAGATGGAGCTGCAGGAGTTTCTGTAATAGACTTAGATAGTGATGGAGATGGAAATGTTTTAGATGATGGTAGTGTAAGTGGGACAGCAGATAATCCACCATATTTAACTAATAATTATGTAGATACAGATGGGTATGCATATTCATTATTGCCTTCAGAAACAGCCAATACATATTTATATGTAGCCGATAGTGCAGCTGGAATTGCAATTATTAATATAGCTTCTGCAGGAGCGCCAGTTTATGATAAAAATGTTAGTGTTGATGGAAAAGTAGTAGTTGATTTAGCTAAAGATGTAACAAATAATATAATATTTGCAGCTCTTGGTGATGATGGGATAGGTTCATTAACATATGCAGCAGAAAATGCTTTAACTTTTGTTGAAAGATATGATACAGATGGTTATGCGTTTTCAATTGAAGTATCAAATATAGCCGATTTTGTTGTTGTAGCAGATGGTAGTGCAGGTTTTGTATTAAAAGAATATAACACTGCAAATGGAAAATTTAGTGAAGATGGACCAACAGATGGTAACACCACTTCTGATAAGTATGCTGTAAGATTTGAAGATGCTATGATAACAGATGTAGTATATTCAAGTTCTAACGGTGGATTTGATTATTACTTATTATCAGCAGGTAATAAAGGTATTATATCATTCCAAGTAGATCCGGCAGATTTAATAGGATTAGATAATTCAGATGGAAGATATCCTGATGGAGATTCGGATAATAATAAAATAGTTGATATGTATGATACACAAGGTTCTGCAATGGATGTTACGATTTATAATGATGCAACAGCTTGGGTAGATAAAGCCGTATTGTCAGATTCTTTAAATGGAATATTAATATTCAGTTATGATTATAATACTACACCTGATTTTGAATTTGGGCCAAGTCCATTTAGTAATACACCAGATAAAGATTTAAATTGGTATAATTTAATTGGTGGAATAGCAGCAAATCAATAA
- a CDS encoding FecCD family ABC transporter permease: MLLSIILFISLGAVKIPFRDIILAFFDKSQNSLYNRIIFNLRLPRILGTLLIGAILAIAGNDFQMIIKNPLADPFIIGISSGASFGAVIYTALKSVYGINLPFGIEFFAFVFALIATLITFTLAKEGKKIPVVSLILSGVIVGFVFNSISTLFTVLFWQNLLHVNFWLMGSTGNIVWSDLIILSIFLVLQVLVNFIFKKHIEVVAMGDDISIFSGINPEKIKLIVLVINVLSVSVVVSKAGIIGFVGLIIPHLVRKLTGPDIYFSTIGSLIYGGIFLGYADLFSRYLFRPTELPIGVTTSIVGAPIFILIMKRGRKI; this comes from the coding sequence GTGTTATTATCGATAATTTTATTCATATCGTTAGGGGCAGTAAAAATACCCTTTAGAGATATAATACTTGCTTTTTTTGATAAATCACAGAATTCATTATATAATAGAATAATATTCAATTTAAGATTACCAAGAATACTTGGTACATTGTTGATTGGGGCTATATTGGCAATAGCTGGGAATGATTTTCAAATGATTATAAAAAATCCTCTTGCAGATCCTTTTATTATAGGAATTTCTTCTGGGGCGAGTTTTGGTGCTGTGATATATACAGCGTTAAAAAGTGTATATGGAATAAATTTACCTTTTGGAATAGAATTTTTCGCTTTTGTTTTTGCCTTAATCGCAACATTGATAACCTTTACATTAGCTAAAGAGGGTAAAAAGATACCTGTAGTGTCGTTAATATTAAGTGGAGTTATTGTAGGTTTTGTATTCAATTCAATTTCAACATTATTTACTGTGTTATTCTGGCAAAATTTATTACATGTCAATTTTTGGTTAATGGGAAGTACTGGTAATATTGTCTGGTCAGATTTAATTATATTAAGTATATTTCTTGTACTTCAAGTTTTAGTGAATTTTATTTTTAAAAAACATATTGAAGTAGTGGCTATGGGAGATGATATATCTATTTTTTCAGGTATAAACCCAGAAAAAATAAAATTAATAGTATTAGTTATAAATGTTCTTTCAGTATCTGTAGTTGTTTCTAAAGCTGGAATAATAGGTTTTGTAGGACTGATAATTCCTCATCTTGTAAGAAAATTAACAGGGCCTGACATATATTTTTCAACAATTGGTTCTTTGATATATGGGGGTATTTTTCTTGGGTATGCTGATTTGTTTTCCAGATATTTATTCAGACCTACAGAATTACCTATAGGAGTTACAACATCTATAGTAGGAGCTCCGATTTTTATTTTAATAATGAAAAGAGGAAGAAAAATATGA
- a CDS encoding ABC transporter substrate-binding protein, which translates to MKKVFLTLLLVLSLSLFAFQPVTLVDDLGRVVKFDKEVEKIVVAAPAISDFIVKLGEKDKVVGVTDFDSYITDVEKIGNMFPLNVEKIISLNPDVVLLTGGFQEGEVLKLEKYGIKVFVINPTTLNEMFRDLSLVGVILGKEKTAHDYAQKLRTRMLNIAKNTFTWKEKPRVIYLSAYGSVSQMWTCGTGSYLNELISYAGGINITAPYTGNNGWFAVGPEFVVKENPDIILVPSYYPGDKGAYDLIMNADQFNDINAVKNNKVFIIDGNKASLPNTGLIDLLGELNNLFSENK; encoded by the coding sequence ATGAAAAAGGTATTTTTGACGTTGTTATTGGTGTTATCATTATCTTTGTTTGCATTTCAACCTGTAACTCTGGTGGATGATTTAGGAAGAGTAGTGAAATTTGACAAAGAGGTGGAAAAAATAGTTGTTGCAGCACCTGCAATTTCAGATTTTATTGTAAAATTGGGTGAGAAAGATAAAGTAGTTGGAGTTACGGATTTTGATTCATACATTACTGATGTAGAAAAAATAGGTAATATGTTTCCTTTAAATGTTGAAAAAATAATTTCTCTAAATCCAGATGTTGTATTATTAACCGGTGGTTTTCAAGAAGGAGAAGTATTAAAATTAGAAAAATATGGTATAAAAGTATTTGTGATTAATCCAACTACATTAAATGAAATGTTTAGAGATTTATCTCTTGTGGGAGTTATTCTGGGAAAAGAAAAAACTGCTCATGATTATGCGCAAAAATTAAGAACGAGAATGCTAAATATTGCAAAAAACACATTTACATGGAAAGAAAAACCAAGGGTTATATATCTTTCTGCATATGGCAGTGTGTCCCAAATGTGGACATGTGGCACAGGATCATATTTAAATGAATTAATATCATATGCTGGAGGTATAAACATCACTGCACCATATACTGGGAATAATGGTTGGTTTGCTGTTGGACCTGAATTTGTTGTAAAAGAAAATCCGGATATAATTTTGGTTCCTTCTTATTATCCTGGAGATAAAGGTGCTTATGATTTGATAATGAATGCTGATCAATTTAATGATATTAATGCTGTAAAAAATAATAAGGTGTTTATTATTGACGGGAATAAAGCATCTTTACCAAACACAGGCTTAATAGATTTATTGGGAGAGCTTAATAACCTCTTCAGTGAAAATAAATGA
- a CDS encoding KamA family radical SAM protein, whose translation MKVKYIIDIDKVEQLSKEEREELKAVTKKYKFRANDYYLGLINWDDPDDPIRRLIVPRTEELEEWGRLDASNEKSYTISKGLQHKYRDTALLLVNDVCGGFCRFCFRKRLFINIGEEVVRDVSNDLEYIKQHKEITNVLLTGGDPLLLSTEKLENIVKQIREIEHVQIIRIGSKMLAFNPYRIIDDPELVEMIKRYSTDEKKIYIMTQFNHPNEITEVSIKAANMLLKAGAILANQTPLIKGVNSDWEILMELFKKLSFIGIPPYYVFQGRPVAGNKPYAVPIEEGYQAFLKAIMNVSGLAKRARFAMSHETGKIEVAGLTKEHIIFRYQRAHYLNNAGKFMVYKRNPNAYWLDDYKELVEEYIIENPLK comes from the coding sequence TTGAAAGTAAAGTATATTATTGATATTGATAAGGTTGAGCAATTATCCAAAGAAGAAAGGGAAGAGTTAAAAGCTGTTACAAAAAAATATAAATTCAGAGCAAATGATTATTATTTAGGGTTAATAAATTGGGATGATCCAGACGACCCTATTAGAAGATTAATAGTTCCACGGACGGAGGAATTGGAAGAATGGGGGAGGTTAGATGCTTCAAATGAAAAGTCATATACCATAAGCAAAGGATTGCAACATAAATATAGAGATACAGCATTACTTCTTGTAAATGATGTATGTGGGGGATTTTGTAGATTTTGTTTTAGAAAAAGATTATTTATAAATATAGGTGAAGAAGTTGTAAGGGATGTTAGTAATGACTTAGAATATATAAAACAACACAAAGAAATAACCAATGTTCTTTTAACAGGTGGAGATCCGTTATTATTATCTACAGAAAAGCTTGAAAATATTGTTAAACAGATCAGAGAAATAGAACATGTTCAAATTATTAGAATCGGATCAAAAATGTTAGCGTTTAATCCATATAGGATAATAGATGATCCTGAATTAGTTGAAATGATAAAAAGATATTCTACAGATGAAAAGAAAATATATATTATGACACAGTTTAATCATCCTAATGAAATTACAGAGGTTTCAATAAAAGCGGCAAATATGCTTTTAAAAGCAGGAGCAATATTAGCTAACCAAACACCATTAATAAAAGGTGTTAATTCAGATTGGGAAATTTTAATGGAATTGTTTAAAAAATTGTCTTTTATAGGTATTCCGCCATACTATGTGTTTCAGGGTAGACCTGTTGCTGGTAATAAACCTTATGCAGTACCTATTGAAGAAGGATATCAAGCATTTTTAAAAGCAATAATGAATGTTTCTGGTTTAGCAAAAAGAGCAAGATTTGCCATGTCTCATGAAACAGGAAAAATTGAGGTTGCGGGATTAACAAAAGAACATATAATTTTTAGATATCAAAGAGCCCATTATTTAAATAATGCTGGAAAATTTATGGTTTATAAAAGAAATCCAAATGCATATTGGCTTGATGATTACAAAGAATTAGTTGAAGAATATATAATAGAAAATCCTTTAAAATAA